Proteins encoded by one window of Vibrio rumoiensis:
- the plsX gene encoding phosphate acyltransferase PlsX, with protein sequence MQTITVALDAMGGDFGPRVTVPAAVQALSHFPELKVILVGDREQLTKELTHLGYTPTPRLIIKHSERCISNDEKPSLALRNSAGTSMRIALDYVADGMADACVSGGNTGALMALSKFRLKLLPGIERPALVSALPTVSGKKTWMLDLGANVSVDADTLFQFAVMGSALAEVHIPYPPRVAILNVGEEEIKGNDLVKRCSELLSQTKEINYSGYIEGNQLFYDVADVIVCDGFVGNVCLKTCEGVAHLFHQKLKSYFTSSTIKGWIARKLFSHLFNELKTLNPDQYNGASLLGLRGIVIKSHGQADTSAMINAIGEAVYEVKQQVPSRISERLEAVLLERHY encoded by the coding sequence TTGCAAACTATTACCGTTGCACTTGATGCAATGGGCGGGGATTTCGGTCCTCGCGTAACAGTGCCTGCCGCCGTGCAGGCATTGTCACATTTCCCAGAGCTGAAAGTTATCTTGGTCGGTGATCGTGAACAACTCACGAAAGAGCTGACACATCTCGGATATACTCCGACCCCTCGTCTCATCATTAAACACAGTGAGAGATGTATTTCTAATGATGAAAAGCCATCTCTAGCATTACGAAATAGTGCTGGAACCTCGATGCGTATTGCACTTGATTATGTTGCTGATGGCATGGCTGATGCTTGCGTGAGTGGTGGTAATACCGGCGCTTTAATGGCTTTATCAAAATTTCGTCTTAAATTATTGCCAGGTATAGAACGCCCAGCGCTAGTTAGTGCATTACCAACGGTATCCGGTAAGAAAACCTGGATGCTTGATTTGGGGGCTAACGTATCGGTTGATGCCGATACTTTATTCCAATTTGCCGTAATGGGCAGTGCACTTGCGGAAGTTCATATTCCATATCCACCTAGAGTGGCGATTTTGAATGTTGGTGAAGAAGAAATAAAAGGCAATGATCTGGTTAAACGTTGCTCAGAATTGCTCAGCCAAACAAAAGAAATTAATTATTCTGGCTATATTGAAGGAAATCAGCTTTTTTATGATGTCGCAGATGTGATAGTTTGTGATGGATTTGTCGGAAATGTGTGCCTAAAAACCTGTGAAGGGGTCGCGCACTTATTCCATCAAAAATTAAAAAGTTATTTTACTTCTTCAACAATTAAGGGCTGGATTGCTCGAAAATTGTTCTCTCATTTATTTAATGAGTTAAAAACACTGAACCCCGACCAGTATAATGGTGCAAGTTTGCTAGGATTGCGCGGCATTGTTATCAAAAGCCATGGGCAAGCTGATACATCTGCTATGATCAATGCAATTGGTGAAGCAGTGTATGAAGTCAAACAGCAAGTCCCAAGCCGTATAAGCGAACGCTTAGAAGCGGTTTTACTCGAGAGGCATTATTAG
- the rpmF gene encoding 50S ribosomal protein L32 encodes MAVQKSKKSRSMRGMRRSHDALTTSALSVDATSGETHLRHNVTADGYYRGKKVINK; translated from the coding sequence ATGGCCGTACAAAAGAGCAAAAAATCACGTTCAATGCGTGGCATGCGTCGTTCACACGATGCGCTAACAACTAGTGCATTATCTGTAGACGCAACTTCAGGTGAAACTCACCTACGTCACAACGTGACTGCTGACGGTTACTACCGTGGCAAAAAGGTTATCAACAAGTAA
- the rne gene encoding ribonuclease E has protein sequence MKRMLINATQKEELRVALVDGQRLFDLDIESPGHESKKANIYKGRITRVEPSLEAAFVDYGADRHGFLPLKEIARDYFPAGYTYQGRPNIKEVLKEGQEVIVQVEKEERGQKGAALTTFISLAGSYLVLMPNNPRAGGISRRIEGDERTQLKAALSTLELPQGMGLIVRTAGVGKSAEELEWDLNILLKHWAAIKEASNTEAAPFLIHQESNVIVRAIRDYLRRDIGEILIDSNTIYERARDHIQLVRPDFVSRVKKYDGDVPLFSHYQIESQIESAFQREVRLPSGGSIVIDPTEALTSIDINSARATKGGDIEETALNTNLEAADEIARQLRLRDLGGLVVIDFIDMTPVRHQREVETRMREAVRMDRARVQIGRISRFGLLEMSRQRLSPSLAEASHHICPRCTGTGVVRDNESLALSVLRLIEEEALKDNSSQVLAVVPVPIASYLLNEKRKSIQHIEKHQEVNIIVVPNADMETPHFEVVRLRDGEEHQILSYLMPKRIEAFKEAEAKEPALADMKPRRIEEPVLKGFAPSSAPAPTPTAAPVAAPAPKAAQQEKATSGGLGGLFKAIGNFLFGGETQPKEEQPAEEVKPVQQNRQRNDQRDNNRRRNNRDRNERSNEQRNKRRKPRVNDVENKAVEAAAPVQNTEARNDKKRKPKQQDNKKPAKNTTKVVEQGQQIAAEAQAKSTQTSTEEKTTQVKQRRQRRQMKKKVRVNEQVAEEVATQELAQAEQTEATTQPQATEKEDGQQRRNRRSPRHLRASGQRRRRTRDRRPNPYRLRAGGVASPEMAMGKVWPQYVPEKPKQKEEKVQPVVEASISTGGFAFPEMSMGKIIILSKKLTDNAPAEAKAKQQPVKAEAEPEVMVQPVPVESVPVIEEPSIPMTEEVTEVKTEVQENLVIENTPKAQQAKTPKSVKVKAATAKSHVSAPMAKASGTGVLNDITIVAAPLRETTFTGKAAGSQSATGHACSEMSKTLND, from the coding sequence ATGAAAAGAATGTTGATCAACGCAACTCAAAAAGAAGAGCTGCGCGTCGCATTAGTTGATGGTCAACGACTGTTTGATTTAGATATCGAAAGTCCTGGGCATGAATCTAAAAAAGCTAATATTTATAAAGGCCGTATCACTCGAGTAGAACCAAGTTTAGAAGCTGCGTTTGTAGACTATGGTGCTGACCGTCACGGTTTCCTTCCTCTTAAAGAAATTGCCCGCGATTACTTCCCTGCTGGTTACACCTATCAAGGCCGTCCGAACATTAAAGAAGTTCTAAAAGAAGGCCAAGAAGTTATTGTACAAGTAGAAAAAGAAGAACGCGGTCAAAAAGGCGCTGCCTTAACAACGTTTATCTCTCTTGCGGGTAGCTACTTAGTTCTGATGCCAAATAATCCTCGTGCAGGCGGTATTTCTCGCCGTATTGAAGGTGATGAGCGCACCCAACTAAAAGCTGCATTAAGTACTCTTGAGCTGCCACAAGGTATGGGCTTGATTGTCCGTACCGCTGGCGTCGGTAAAAGTGCAGAAGAGCTTGAGTGGGATTTAAACATCCTTCTTAAACATTGGGCTGCCATTAAAGAAGCCTCTAATACAGAAGCGGCACCATTCCTTATCCACCAAGAAAGTAACGTCATTGTGCGTGCAATTCGCGACTATTTACGTCGTGATATTGGTGAAATCTTAATTGATAGTAATACGATTTATGAACGTGCACGTGACCATATCCAATTGGTTCGTCCTGATTTTGTTTCTCGTGTTAAAAAATACGATGGTGATGTTCCACTATTTAGTCATTACCAAATCGAAAGTCAGATTGAGTCTGCATTCCAACGTGAAGTGCGACTACCATCTGGCGGCTCAATTGTCATCGATCCAACCGAAGCTTTAACGTCTATCGATATCAACTCTGCACGCGCAACGAAAGGCGGTGATATCGAAGAAACGGCATTAAACACCAACCTAGAAGCGGCAGATGAAATAGCTCGTCAATTACGTTTACGCGACCTAGGTGGCTTAGTGGTCATCGACTTCATCGATATGACGCCTGTTCGTCATCAACGTGAAGTTGAAACTCGCATGCGTGAAGCGGTGAGAATGGATCGTGCTCGTGTACAAATTGGTCGTATCTCGCGTTTCGGTTTATTAGAAATGTCACGCCAACGTTTGAGCCCATCACTCGCCGAAGCAAGTCATCATATCTGTCCTCGCTGTACAGGTACTGGTGTCGTACGTGACAATGAATCATTAGCACTATCTGTACTTCGCTTAATTGAAGAAGAAGCACTCAAAGATAACAGCTCACAAGTACTTGCGGTTGTGCCTGTACCGATTGCCTCTTACCTCCTCAATGAGAAGCGTAAATCAATCCAGCACATCGAAAAACATCAAGAAGTAAACATCATTGTTGTACCAAATGCTGATATGGAAACCCCTCACTTCGAAGTGGTTCGCCTACGCGATGGTGAAGAACATCAGATTTTATCTTACTTGATGCCGAAACGAATCGAAGCATTTAAAGAAGCCGAAGCCAAAGAACCGGCTTTAGCCGATATGAAGCCTCGTCGTATTGAAGAACCTGTATTAAAAGGTTTTGCTCCATCAAGCGCTCCAGCGCCGACACCGACGGCAGCACCAGTAGCCGCACCGGCTCCTAAAGCTGCGCAACAAGAAAAGGCAACCTCTGGTGGCTTAGGTGGCTTATTCAAAGCAATTGGTAATTTCTTATTTGGTGGTGAAACCCAACCAAAAGAAGAACAGCCTGCTGAAGAAGTAAAACCTGTACAACAAAATCGTCAACGCAACGATCAGCGTGACAACAATCGTCGTCGTAATAATCGTGATCGCAATGAGCGCAGTAATGAACAACGTAATAAACGTCGTAAACCTCGTGTTAATGATGTAGAAAACAAAGCTGTAGAAGCGGCGGCTCCTGTTCAGAATACCGAAGCTCGCAACGATAAAAAACGTAAGCCTAAGCAGCAAGACAACAAGAAGCCAGCTAAAAATACAACCAAGGTTGTGGAACAAGGCCAGCAAATTGCCGCAGAAGCGCAAGCGAAATCAACACAAACATCAACTGAAGAAAAAACGACACAAGTCAAACAGCGTCGTCAACGTCGTCAGATGAAAAAGAAAGTTCGCGTCAATGAACAAGTTGCTGAAGAAGTAGCAACTCAAGAATTAGCGCAAGCAGAACAAACTGAAGCGACAACTCAGCCACAAGCAACTGAAAAAGAAGATGGTCAACAACGCCGTAACCGTCGTTCACCTCGTCATCTTCGAGCAAGTGGTCAGCGTCGTCGTCGTACACGTGACCGTCGCCCTAACCCATACCGCTTACGTGCAGGTGGTGTAGCCTCTCCTGAGATGGCAATGGGTAAAGTATGGCCACAGTACGTACCAGAAAAACCAAAACAAAAAGAAGAGAAAGTACAACCAGTAGTAGAAGCATCAATTTCTACCGGTGGATTCGCTTTCCCTGAAATGTCGATGGGTAAAATTATTATCCTGAGCAAGAAGCTAACTGACAATGCACCTGCTGAAGCCAAAGCTAAACAGCAGCCTGTAAAAGCAGAAGCAGAACCTGAAGTGATGGTACAACCTGTACCTGTAGAATCGGTACCAGTGATAGAAGAACCATCGATTCCAATGACAGAGGAAGTTACTGAAGTTAAAACTGAAGTGCAAGAAAACCTTGTCATCGAGAATACGCCAAAAGCGCAACAAGCTAAGACACCGAAATCGGTCAAAGTTAAAGCGGCTACAGCAAAATCACATGTCAGCGCACCAATGGCTAAAGCCTCTGGAACCGGCGTATTAAATGACATTACCATTGTTGCAGCGCCTTTGCGTGAAACTACGTTTACTGGTAAAGCGGCAGGCAGCCAATCGGCTACTGGCCACGCTTGCTCAGAGATGTCAAAAACACTCAACGACTAA
- the rluC gene encoding 23S rRNA pseudouridine(955/2504/2580) synthase RluC, translated as MNDIKTEVKFVDIDADMAGQRIDNFLRNQLKQIPKSMVYRILRKGEVRVNKKRVKAEYKLQAGDMVRIPPVRISAEEDAAPISTKLDKVSELENCIIFEDDSMLILNKPSGTAVHGGSGLKFGAIEALRALRPQARFLELVHRIDRDTSGILLVAKKRSALRHLQAQFREKTVQKYYFALVMGEWKSNCKVVKAPLLKNEVNSIVRVNPNGKPSETRYKILEKFSQATLVQASPITGRTHQIRVHCQYVGHPIAWDDRYGDRRFDAYTGQVGLNRLFLHAANIKFIHPATEEAMDISAPMEAKLEKALAGLRTH; from the coding sequence ATGAATGATATTAAAACAGAAGTGAAATTTGTCGATATAGATGCCGATATGGCTGGTCAACGTATTGATAATTTTTTACGTAATCAATTAAAACAGATCCCTAAAAGCATGGTTTATCGAATCTTGCGTAAGGGAGAAGTACGCGTGAATAAAAAACGTGTAAAAGCAGAATATAAATTACAAGCTGGGGATATGGTGCGTATTCCTCCGGTGCGCATTTCGGCAGAAGAAGATGCCGCTCCAATTAGCACTAAATTAGATAAAGTCTCTGAATTAGAAAATTGCATCATCTTTGAAGATGACAGCATGCTGATTTTAAATAAGCCATCAGGTACAGCTGTACATGGTGGCAGTGGCTTGAAGTTTGGGGCAATCGAAGCGTTAAGAGCGCTGCGTCCACAAGCCCGCTTTCTTGAGTTAGTGCATCGTATTGACCGAGATACTTCGGGCATTTTATTGGTGGCAAAAAAACGCTCTGCTTTACGTCATCTACAAGCACAATTTCGTGAAAAGACCGTGCAGAAGTATTATTTTGCGTTAGTGATGGGTGAGTGGAAATCAAACTGCAAAGTCGTGAAAGCACCGCTTTTGAAAAATGAAGTAAACAGTATCGTTCGAGTTAACCCGAATGGTAAACCATCGGAAACGCGTTATAAAATTTTAGAAAAATTCAGCCAAGCGACGTTAGTTCAAGCGAGCCCGATAACGGGTCGAACGCATCAGATTCGAGTACATTGTCAATATGTTGGCCATCCTATTGCTTGGGATGACCGTTATGGTGACCGTCGATTTGATGCTTACACAGGACAAGTTGGCTTGAATCGATTATTCCTTCATGCGGCGAATATTAAATTTATTCATCCGGCTACTGAAGAAGCGATGGACATTTCAGCCCCGATGGAAGCGAAACTAGAAAAAGCGTTAGCCGGCTTAAGAACTCATTAA
- the yceD gene encoding 23S rRNA accumulation protein YceD, which translates to MQKVKIPRTVDPAKSAQKRLDYQGIIQVSLMKRLAEFTEGVKRDAEVSLSFELDEQRLVVISGKANVEVDLECQRCNEMFAHLCEVEFTCTPVYSEKSEQDAPEEYDLVDLNEYGELDLIKLVEDEFILELPQIAMHDESECSVQSNNMVFGDLPEEVLEEKPNPFDVLKNLKR; encoded by the coding sequence ATGCAAAAGGTAAAAATACCGCGTACAGTTGACCCAGCAAAATCAGCTCAAAAACGCTTAGATTATCAAGGTATAATCCAAGTTAGTTTAATGAAGCGTCTTGCCGAGTTTACTGAAGGCGTCAAACGCGACGCAGAAGTATCATTGTCCTTTGAGTTGGATGAACAACGATTAGTCGTTATCTCTGGTAAAGCTAACGTCGAAGTCGATTTAGAATGTCAACGCTGTAATGAGATGTTCGCACATTTGTGTGAAGTAGAATTCACTTGTACTCCTGTTTACAGTGAGAAAAGTGAACAAGACGCCCCGGAAGAGTACGATTTGGTAGATCTGAACGAGTACGGTGAGTTGGATCTGATTAAACTAGTGGAAGACGAGTTCATTCTAGAATTACCTCAAATTGCGATGCATGATGAATCTGAATGTAGCGTACAATCAAACAATATGGTGTTTGGCGATCTTCCTGAAGAAGTTTTAGAAGAAAAACCGAATCCATTTGACGTTTTAAAAAATTTAAAGCGCTAG
- a CDS encoding AsmA family protein, which yields MKKVLLFLSAPIAAVLIAILALVVFVNPNQFKPLIIEQAKAQTGFDLTIDGDISWSFFPHLGFSIGKTQVLNPATGFKQAQVVKFDEAALDISVLPLLEKRLNIGNVTLNGADIFIQKLKNGRSNLDIVKQSAEDNASQPKDEIAEKPSTETANPASESPWNVSLEGITVNNAKLVMLDQTSNSNLTLSDVNFSLSQFSFDEWSKAEFNITGKQNQQSFSAAGKTEFKLSQDLSDYQLRGTDIEAQFKDPSTDIKKAQFTLESFQFNSVSKMALSVNGTVSGMNIDINQSASIMLDKEMTQVKVQNMTVMGKVDGKTLPLSPITIDMNSDVRFDLTKKYLDVTLKKLGVNELAFDGSAQVSLAPAIPKIVFDLHSPEINVDALLKQMEQPTSSTKSETTAKASTSKTSKTVSTQTEPDLSATRTLDVTGKVTIDKLTASNAKMQNVQTQFKVNRGVIDLQKFAANLYNGSVSANAKIDARKEVATYTVHKEVKGVQVQPLLKDVADMDFVSGTGNISADLKGKSLIVDKAKQNLAGVVKINFADGSFYGVNVAHEIRSVQAIFKGQKAEKDTVKKTDFSAVTATMNLSKGVMTTNDLSAQSPLLRILGKGQANYVNETVDFLVKTSLVGTLKGQGGKNTEELKDITLPISIKGTWAEPKIRPDLNSALDEQTKQKAKAEIERAKEKAQKEVDRGLDKLLGDKDSEKKDDVKKAAGDLLNGLFK from the coding sequence ATGAAAAAAGTACTTCTATTCCTTTCCGCGCCAATTGCCGCGGTTTTAATCGCCATTCTTGCGCTTGTCGTTTTTGTTAACCCAAACCAATTTAAGCCTCTTATTATTGAGCAAGCGAAAGCGCAGACGGGTTTTGACTTGACTATAGATGGTGATATCTCTTGGAGTTTCTTCCCACATCTCGGCTTTTCCATCGGAAAGACTCAAGTACTTAACCCTGCAACTGGGTTTAAGCAAGCACAAGTGGTTAAGTTTGATGAAGCAGCATTAGATATTTCGGTTCTGCCATTACTTGAAAAACGCCTGAATATTGGCAATGTAACTTTAAACGGAGCAGATATCTTTATTCAAAAATTGAAAAATGGCCGTTCAAACTTAGATATCGTCAAGCAATCAGCTGAAGATAATGCTTCACAACCAAAAGATGAAATAGCAGAGAAACCATCAACAGAGACCGCAAACCCTGCCAGCGAAAGCCCATGGAACGTGAGCTTGGAAGGGATTACGGTTAATAATGCGAAACTGGTGATGTTAGACCAAACGAGCAATTCTAATTTAACACTCTCTGATGTGAACTTCTCGTTATCGCAATTTAGTTTTGATGAGTGGAGTAAAGCGGAATTTAATATTACCGGTAAGCAAAATCAACAAAGTTTTTCTGCAGCAGGTAAAACAGAGTTTAAACTCTCTCAAGATCTTTCAGACTACCAATTACGCGGAACGGATATTGAAGCTCAGTTTAAAGATCCTTCAACGGATATTAAAAAAGCTCAATTTACTTTAGAGTCGTTTCAATTTAACTCTGTCAGCAAAATGGCATTAAGTGTTAATGGAACGGTATCTGGTATGAATATCGATATCAATCAATCTGCATCGATCATGCTAGATAAAGAAATGACACAAGTTAAAGTTCAGAATATGACGGTGATGGGTAAAGTCGATGGAAAAACACTTCCATTAAGTCCAATTACCATTGATATGAATTCAGATGTTCGCTTTGATTTAACTAAAAAGTATTTAGATGTAACGTTGAAAAAGTTAGGCGTTAACGAACTGGCTTTTGATGGCTCAGCGCAAGTCAGTTTAGCGCCAGCTATTCCTAAGATTGTGTTTGATTTACATAGCCCTGAAATTAATGTCGATGCACTGTTGAAACAAATGGAGCAACCAACATCATCTACAAAATCAGAGACAACGGCAAAAGCTTCTACATCTAAGACTAGCAAGACGGTATCCACACAAACAGAACCCGATTTAAGTGCGACCCGTACTTTAGATGTCACCGGTAAAGTGACCATTGATAAGCTGACGGCAAGTAATGCCAAAATGCAGAATGTGCAAACGCAATTTAAAGTCAACCGAGGCGTGATTGATCTACAAAAGTTTGCGGCTAATTTGTATAACGGTTCTGTAAGTGCGAATGCGAAAATTGACGCTCGTAAAGAGGTAGCAACTTATACCGTGCATAAAGAAGTGAAGGGTGTTCAGGTTCAACCATTGCTGAAAGATGTGGCGGATATGGACTTTGTTTCAGGTACTGGCAATATTAGCGCAGACTTAAAAGGTAAAAGCCTCATTGTAGATAAAGCAAAACAAAACTTGGCCGGGGTGGTGAAGATTAATTTTGCGGATGGTTCATTCTATGGCGTCAATGTTGCACATGAAATTCGTTCGGTACAGGCGATTTTTAAAGGCCAAAAAGCTGAAAAAGACACGGTTAAGAAAACTGATTTTAGCGCAGTGACAGCGACTATGAACCTGTCAAAAGGAGTGATGACGACCAATGACTTATCTGCTCAATCTCCTTTACTGCGAATTTTAGGTAAAGGGCAGGCAAATTATGTTAATGAAACAGTAGACTTTTTAGTGAAAACATCATTGGTTGGGACGTTAAAAGGCCAAGGTGGTAAGAACACGGAAGAGTTGAAAGACATTACTTTGCCGATTAGCATCAAGGGGACTTGGGCAGAGCCTAAGATACGCCCAGATCTCAATTCTGCGCTCGATGAGCAAACAAAACAGAAAGCGAAAGCTGAAATTGAACGAGCAAAAGAAAAAGCTCAAAAAGAAGTTGATCGCGGATTGGATAAATTACTTGGTGATAAAGATTCCGAGAAAAAGGATGATGTTAAAAAAGCGGCTGGTGATTTACTTAATGGGTTATTTAAGTAA
- a CDS encoding SulP family inorganic anion transporter produces MFPQISNQSLKNDILSGLTVALALVPEAVAFAFVAGVDPMVGLYAAFIMGLVTSIFGGRPGMISGATGATAVVMVSLVAVHGIQYLFAAVLLVGVLQITAGLLKLGKFIRIVPHPVMIGFVNGLAIVIFMAQLGQFKAPDINGVLAWLPQEQMAIMLGLVALTMAIIYFLPKLTTAIPSSLVAIVAVTALTQVFNLDTRTVVDFLRTMSGDMNATLAGELPTFALPAVPFNFETLQIVFPYALIIAAIGLIESLLTLTVVDEMTNTRGKGNRECIGQGLGNLTCSMFGAMGGCAMIGQSMININSGGRGRLSGITAAVALLCFILFTATWIEMIPLAALVGVMFMVVIGTFEWATFKLARRVPKQDFFVIILVTIVTVLTDLAVAVGVGVVVSALMFAWQHAKHINAVTSINEEGSKVYQINGPIFFGSAANFSELFNAQDDPIDVIIDFGQSRVVDHSAIEAIETVAERYSKLGKTLHLRHLSQDCRALLTKAGSLIEINVKEDPTYKVIDDLLAD; encoded by the coding sequence ATGTTTCCCCAAATCTCAAACCAATCTTTAAAAAATGATATTTTATCCGGCTTGACGGTAGCATTGGCATTAGTCCCTGAAGCCGTTGCCTTTGCCTTTGTAGCAGGCGTTGATCCTATGGTTGGCTTATATGCCGCCTTTATCATGGGTTTAGTCACTTCTATTTTCGGTGGTCGTCCAGGCATGATATCTGGTGCAACTGGCGCAACTGCCGTCGTTATGGTGAGCTTAGTGGCGGTTCATGGCATCCAGTATTTATTTGCCGCAGTATTATTAGTCGGTGTATTGCAAATCACTGCTGGTTTATTAAAGCTAGGTAAATTTATCCGTATCGTTCCTCACCCAGTGATGATCGGTTTTGTTAATGGCTTAGCCATCGTTATATTCATGGCTCAACTCGGCCAATTTAAGGCACCAGACATCAATGGTGTGCTGGCTTGGTTACCACAAGAGCAAATGGCGATCATGTTAGGTCTAGTGGCTTTAACAATGGCGATTATCTACTTTTTACCTAAATTAACGACCGCTATTCCCTCGTCACTGGTTGCTATTGTCGCAGTTACAGCGTTGACGCAAGTGTTCAATTTAGATACTCGTACTGTGGTTGATTTTCTACGCACCATGTCTGGAGATATGAATGCAACACTTGCGGGTGAACTACCTACATTTGCTCTGCCTGCAGTACCATTTAACTTCGAAACATTACAAATTGTTTTCCCATACGCTCTTATCATCGCTGCCATTGGCCTGATTGAATCATTACTGACATTAACCGTCGTTGATGAGATGACTAACACTCGAGGTAAAGGCAACCGTGAATGTATCGGCCAGGGACTTGGTAACTTAACTTGTTCAATGTTTGGTGCCATGGGTGGCTGTGCGATGATTGGTCAATCAATGATCAATATTAACTCAGGTGGTCGTGGTCGTTTATCAGGTATTACAGCGGCGGTTGCGCTACTTTGCTTTATATTATTTACGGCAACTTGGATTGAAATGATCCCATTAGCCGCGTTAGTTGGCGTCATGTTCATGGTCGTGATTGGTACCTTTGAATGGGCAACATTCAAGCTCGCTCGTCGAGTGCCGAAACAAGATTTCTTTGTGATTATTCTTGTCACGATCGTTACCGTACTGACAGACCTGGCAGTCGCCGTTGGTGTTGGTGTCGTCGTATCAGCGTTAATGTTTGCTTGGCAGCATGCAAAACACATCAATGCCGTTACTAGCATCAATGAAGAAGGCTCAAAAGTTTATCAAATAAATGGCCCTATTTTCTTTGGTTCTGCAGCGAACTTTTCTGAGTTATTTAATGCTCAGGATGATCCTATCGATGTCATTATCGACTTCGGTCAATCGAGAGTTGTCGATCATTCCGCCATCGAAGCCATTGAAACGGTTGCAGAGCGTTACTCTAAGCTAGGTAAAACACTGCACTTGCGCCATCTAAGCCAAGATTGCCGTGCGTTACTCACCAAAGCAGGCAGCTTAATTGAAATCAATGTCAAAGAAGATCCAACCTACAAGGTTATTGATGATTTATTAGCGGATTAA
- the cobO gene encoding cob(I)yrinic acid a,c-diamide adenosyltransferase, giving the protein MSEHKQDKHQQRQQKIKQEVDQRIEAAQQEKGLMIVITGNGKGKTTSGFGTIARAVGHGQKCAVAQFIKGTWDNGEKNLLESLGVPFHVMATGFTWETQDKQKDTLAAQQVWKACQKMLSDERIDVVLLDEITYMVTYGYIDLDELIQALENRPKEQSVILTGRAAHRSLIELADTVSEVRSIKHAFEAGIKARKGVDW; this is encoded by the coding sequence ATGTCTGAACATAAACAAGATAAGCACCAGCAGCGCCAACAAAAAATAAAACAAGAAGTAGACCAACGTATTGAAGCTGCACAACAAGAAAAAGGCTTAATGATCGTAATAACTGGAAATGGTAAAGGTAAAACCACTTCAGGATTTGGCACCATCGCGAGAGCCGTTGGGCACGGTCAAAAATGTGCAGTAGCTCAGTTTATTAAAGGAACATGGGATAATGGAGAGAAAAATTTATTAGAATCTTTAGGGGTTCCATTCCATGTCATGGCGACGGGATTCACTTGGGAAACTCAGGACAAACAAAAAGATACGTTAGCAGCACAGCAGGTATGGAAAGCATGTCAGAAAATGTTATCTGATGAGCGTATCGATGTAGTTTTATTAGATGAAATCACCTATATGGTCACCTATGGCTATATTGATTTGGATGAACTAATACAGGCACTTGAAAATAGACCCAAAGAGCAATCGGTTATCCTTACAGGCCGTGCGGCTCATAGAAGCTTGATAGAACTTGCTGACACCGTATCTGAAGTACGAAGCATCAAGCATGCTTTTGAGGCCGGCATTAAAGCGCGTAAAGGCGTAGATTGGTGA
- a CDS encoding Maf family protein — protein MSSTLILASTSPYRKQLLDKLAIEFETREPACDETPLINESAQDLVLRLAKLKAQSCATPAQGKQIIIGSDQVCVINDHIVGKPLTRENAIQQLTQARGQSITFYTGLALYNSENGKCDVSLDEFKVHFRNLSQEQIEYYVDTEQPFYCAGSFKSEGLGIALFERLEGKDPNALIGLPLITLIDMLEKQGIRVLAN, from the coding sequence ATGTCCTCAACGCTCATTTTAGCCTCCACATCCCCTTACCGAAAACAATTACTCGATAAACTTGCTATCGAGTTTGAAACACGTGAACCAGCCTGTGATGAGACACCTTTAATCAATGAAAGCGCTCAAGATCTTGTACTTCGTTTAGCAAAATTGAAAGCGCAATCTTGTGCAACGCCCGCTCAAGGTAAGCAAATTATCATCGGCTCAGATCAAGTTTGCGTCATTAACGATCATATCGTTGGTAAGCCGCTCACAAGAGAGAATGCGATTCAGCAATTAACCCAAGCAAGAGGGCAATCTATCACCTTCTATACTGGTCTCGCTCTTTATAATAGTGAAAATGGAAAGTGTGACGTCTCTCTAGATGAATTCAAAGTTCACTTCAGAAACCTCAGCCAAGAGCAAATCGAATACTATGTTGACACTGAGCAGCCTTTCTATTGTGCCGGCAGCTTTAAAAGCGAAGGGCTCGGTATCGCATTATTCGAACGTTTAGAAGGAAAAGATCCAAACGCGCTCATTGGTTTACCATTAATTACTCTTATCGACATGCTAGAAAAACAAGGAATTCGAGTGTTAGCAAACTAA